Proteins encoded within one genomic window of Argiope bruennichi chromosome 7, qqArgBrue1.1, whole genome shotgun sequence:
- the LOC129975492 gene encoding histidine-rich glycoprotein-like produces the protein MSHQFRHDTRNPNTTYTHYPHHNGTRNLNTTYTHYPHRHDTRNHNTTYTHYPHRRDTRNPNTTYRHYLHRHDTRNPNTIYTHYPHHNGTRNPNTTYIHHYLHHHDKRNSNTTCSYALHHDRNSSNTTHITHSTTNPTVLTSHA, from the coding sequence ATGTCTCACCAATTCCGCCACGACACTCGAAATCCCAACACCACatacactcattacccacaccacAACGGCACTCGAAATCTAAACACCACatacactcattacccacaccgccACGACACTCGAAATCACAACACCACatacactcattacccacaccgccGCGACACTCGAAATCCCAACACCACATACAGACATTACCTACACCGCCACGACACTCGAAATCCCAACACCATatacactcattacccacaccacAACGGCACTCGAAATCCCAACACCACATACATTCATCATTACCTACACCACCACGACAAGCGAAATTCCAACACCACATGCAGTTATGCACTCCACCACGACCGCAATAGTTCCAATACTACACATATTACCCATTCAACTACGAATCCCACTGTTCTAACATCACATGCATGA